A region of the Sphingomonas sp. S2-65 genome:
CACTGCTCGAGCGCGTCGACGTGCTGACCGGCGGCGCCACCACCACTTATGGTGCCGACGCGGTGTCGGGCGTGGTCAACTTCATCACCCGCAAGGACTTCTCCGGCGTCGAGCTCAACGCCTCCGAGCAGATCACCGAGCGTGGTGACGGCAACGTCTTCCGCGCTGATTTGACCATGGGCGCCAACCTGGAAGACGGCCGCGGCAATGTGACCGTGAGCCTGGGCTATCAGAAGGCGAAGCCGGTCTACCAGGGCGACCGCGACATCTCGATCTTCCAGGTCGACTCGGTCAGCGGCGATCAGGCCGGTTCGGGCACCACCGTGCCGATCCGCATGAACCTGGGCAACGGCCTGGGCACCCGCCAGCTCGATCCGGCGACCGGGGCGCTGGTTCCGACCTACGCGTTCTTCAACTTCAACCCGTACAACGTCTTCCAGACCCCGTTCGAGCGCTACAGCCTGTTCGTGAACGGCCGCTACGAGCTCGCCGACGGCATCGAAGCGTATAGCGAAGGCCTGTTCTCGAAGACCAAGGTCTCGACCGTGATCGCGCCGTCGGGCACGTTCGGTCTGACCTTCGCCATCCCCTTCAGCAACCCGTATCTGCCGACCGCGATCCGCAACGAAGCGCTTGCGCAGCGTGCGGCGCAGTGCGCCGGCACGGGCGTGAACTGCGCCCCGGTCACTGCGACCGATACCTTCTCGGCCGCGCTGTCGCGTCGTTTCGTGGAAGGCGGCTCGCGTATCTCCGAATACACGACCCAGCTGTTCCAGGGTCGCGTCGGTGTGCGTGGCGACCTGAGCGAGCATCTCAGCTTCGACGTGTCGGGCAGCTATGGTGAGAGCGAGAACACCTCGCGCAGCACCGGCCAGGGCCTGGCATCGCGGGTTCAGGCGGCACTGCTCGCCAGCAACACCACGAGCTGCTTCAACGGCGATCCGGCCTGCGTTCCGCTCAACCTGTTCGGCGCTGCCGGCTCGATCACGCCCGCGCAGTTCGCGTACCTGAACATCCCGACCACCTCGGCGACCAAGACCTCGCTGGGTGCAGCGCGGGCGGTTCTGTCGGGCGACTTCGGCCTGGTCAGCCCGGGTGCGACCGACGCCGTCGGCTTTGCCGTCGGTGCCGAATATCGCCGCTACACCGCGGAGAGCACGTCCGACCTGTCGAGCCAGACCCCGGACGAAGTGCTGGGCGCCGGCGCGGCGAACCCGGACTCGCGCGGCGAGTATAACGTCAAGGAAGCTTTCGCCGAATTGATCGCCCCGCTGATCCAGAACCGGCCGTTCTTCCACAACCTGACCCTGGAACTGGGCGCACGCTATTCGGACTATTCGACGGCGGGCACCAACTGGACCTGGAAGGCTGGCGGTAACTGGGAGCCCACGGACTGGCTCAAGGTCCGCGGCAACTACCAGAAGGCGGCACGTGCGCCCAACATCAGCGAGCTGTTCAGCCCGCAGATCACCGGCCTCGACAACTTCGCCAGCGACCCCTGCCAGGGCTCCGCGCCGACGACCAACGCCCAGCTCCGCGCGATCTGTATCGCCCAGGGCGCACCGGCATCGTCGATCGGCAACATCGAGGCGGAACCTTCGGCCCAGCCGAACAACCGCAGCGGCGGCAACCTGAACCTGGGCGTGGAAAAGGCGACGACCTGGACCGCGGGCCTCGTCATCAATCCCGACTTCGTGCCGGGCCTGACGATCAGCGCCGATTACTACAACATCAAGGTCGACGACGCGATCAGCCAGCCGTCGTTCGGCGATGCGCTGAACGCCTGCTTCCTCGAAGCGAACAACCCAGGTCTCAGCGCCACCAACCCGGCCTGCACCGCGATCCGGCGCAATCCGGCCACGGGTGGCCTGTTCGGTACGGCCGCAGCCTTTGTGCCGCTGCCCTACTCGAACTCGGGCCGCATCCGCACCGACGGTGTCGACCTGACGGTCAACTATCGCCGCGATATCGGCTTCGCGAAGCTCGACCTCAACTTCTCGGGCAACTGGACCAACTCGTCGCGCTTCCAGGCGACCCCGGCGTCGGTCGAGCGTGAATGCGTCGGCTATTACAGCAACAGCTGCGGTAGCCCGGGTGCCGGCATCAACTTCCGGGGTTCGATCCAGCCGAAGTGGAGCTTCAACCAGCGCACCACGCTGGGCTTCGGCGGCATCGATCTCTCGCTGCTGTGGCGCTATGTCGACAAGATGGACTATGAGCCGCTTGCCGTTCAGGAGCTGCTTGGCGACAACAACGCCGACACCGATCCGCCCGCGGAGCAGTTCCGCCACATCAAGGCGGCGCACTATTTCGATCTGGCGACTCGCTTCGCGGCGACCGACAATTTCGATCTGACCGTGACTGTCACGAACCTGTTCGACCGTGATCCGCCGCTCGTCGGCAACACCATCGGCTCGACCTCGTTCAACAGCGGCAACACCTATCCGTCGACCTACGACGCGCTGGGCCGCCGCTTCGCGTTCGGTGCGAAGCTGAAGTTCTGATCGGGCTTTAAAGCCCAAACGAAGAGGGGCGGACCGCAAGGTCCGCCCCTTTTTCGTTCGGCTTCCGAACTGCGCCGCGGCGCGGCCGGATCCCGTTCAGCCCACAGGGCGTTGCGAATTGACCGGCGTGCGATCGCGCATGCGGTTCAGTTCGATATCGTCGCGGCGGTCCAGCGCGCGCCACTCCGCGTCGGTATGGCAGACCCGCTTCTTCTTGACGTTGGAGCCGGTCTCGAAGGAGCTGCGGCATCGCATTTTCGGAGCGTCGGGCGGTGTCGCGGGTGCTGCGGATGCCGTCGTCTGAACGGCGGCGAGAAGAAGAAAGCCAATCATCGGATCCTCCGTGGAACTGGCGTCAGCGTCCCACAGTAGAGGAGGGGAGGCAAGACGCTGCGCTTGCAGCCTCGCCTCCCTCTCGACGATCCCGAGGCGCCGCTCAGCTGACGCTGAGCTTCAGCGCCCCATCGCCTTCGTCGACCGTTACCGTCGATCCATCCTTCACATCGCCGCGCAGGATCAGGTCGGCGAGCGGATCCTGCAGATAACGCTGTACCGCCCGCTTGAGCGGCCGCGCGCCATAGACGGGATCGTATCCCACGCGCCCCAGCCAAGCCCGCGCGGCGTCGCTCAGGATGATGCCGATCTTGCGGTCCTTGAGCAGCTTCGCCACGCGCCCGACCTGAATGTCGACGATCGGCGCCATATGGTCGGCAGCCAGCCGGTGGAACAGGATGATCTCGTCCAGCCGGTTGAGGAACTCGGGGCGGAAATGGCCCCGGACGATGTCCATCACCTGGGGTTCGACATCCTCGACCTTCTGCCCGTCGGCCAGGTTGGTCAGATATTGCGACCCGAGGTTCGACGTCAGGATGATGATCGTGTTCGAGAAGTCGACCGTGCGGCCCTGCCCGTCGGTCAGACGTCCGTCGTCGAGCACCTGGAGCAGCACGTTGAACACGTCGCCATGTGCCTTCTCGACTTCGTCGAACAGCACCACCTGATACGGCCGGCGGCGAACCGCTTCGGTTAGAACACCACCTTCCTCATAACCGACATAGCCCGGAGGGGCGCCGAGCAGTCGAGCGACCGAGTGCTTCTCCATGAACTCGCTCATGTCGATCCGCACCATCGCGTTCGGATCGTCGAACAGGAATTCGGCCAGCGCCTTGGTCAGTTCGGTCTTGCCGACGCCCGTTGGCCCCAGGAACAGAAACGATCCCAGTGGCCGGTTCGGATCCTGCAGGCCCGCGCGCGAGCGCCGCACCGCCGTGGCCACGGCCTTCACCGCGTCGGCCTGGCCGATCACGCGCTTGGCCAGCTGTTCTTCCATGTGCAGGAGCTTCTCGCGCTCGCCCTCCAGCATCTTGTCGACCGGGATGCCGGTCCACCGTGCCACGACTCCGGCGATGTCCTCGGCCGTGACTTCCTCGCGCAGCATCGCGTCCTTGGTGGTGGTCTGGGCCTCCTCTAGCTGGCGAGTCAGCGCCGGGATGGTGCCGTAGTTCAGCTCGGCCATCTTGCCGAGATCGCCGGCACGCTGCGCCTGCTCCAGTTCGATCCGGGCCGCGTCCAGCTGCTCCTTGACGCGTGCTTCGGCGTTGATCTTGTCCTTCTCCGCCTGCCAGCGTCCGGTCAGTTCGCCCGACTGCGCCTCCAGGCTGACAAGCTCGGCCTCAAGGTTCGCGAGCCGATCCTTGGACGCGGCGTCGGTTTCCTTCTTCAGCGCCTCGCGCTCGATCTTGAGTTGGATGATGCGGCGGTCGAGATTCTCGATCTCCTCGGGCTTCGACTCGACTTCCATGCGGATGCGGCTCGCCGCCTCGTCCATCAGGTCGATCGCCTTGTCGGGCAGGAAACGGTCGGTGATGTAGCGGTTGGACAAGGTCGCCGCGCTGACGATCGACGCGTCGGTGATGCGCACGCCGTGGTGCAGCTCGTATTTCTCCTTCAGGCCGCGCAGGATCGAGATCGTATCCTCGACCGTCGGCTCGCCGACGAACACCGGCTGGAAGCGCCGCTGCAGCGCCGGGTCCTTTTCGACATACTTCCGATATTCATCGAGCGTGGTCGCGCCGATGCAATGCAGCTCGCCGCGGGCCAGCGCCGGCTTGAGCAGATTGCCGGCGTCCATCGCGCCTTCCGATTTACCCGCGCCGATCAGCTGGTGCATCTCGTCGATGAACAGGATGATGTCGCCTTCGCCGGCCTTCACTTCGTCGAGCACGCCCTTCAGCCGCTCCTCGAACTCGCCGCGATATTTGGCGCCGGCGATCAGCGAGCCCATGTCGAGCGACATCAGCGTGCGGTTCTTGAGGTTGTCCGGCACGTCGCCATTGGCGATGCGCAGCGCCAGGCCCTCGGCGATGGCGGTCTTGCCCACGCCCGGTTCGCCGATCAGCACCGGATTGTTCTTGGTGCGGCGCGCCAGGATCTGGATGGTGCGGCGGATCTCTTCATCGCGGCCGATCACCGGATCGAGCTTGCCGTCGCGTGCGGCCTGGGTCAGGTCGCGGGCGAACTTCTTGAGCGCGTCGTAGCGGTCCTCGGCACCTGCGGTGTCGGCGGTACGCCCGCCGCGCAGCTTGTCGATCGCGGCGTTCAGGTTCTGCGGCGTCACGCCGGCAGCCGCCAACGCCTTGCCCGCCGCAGTTGTCGAGCCCAACGTCAGCGCCAGCAGCATCCGCTCGACCGTGACGAAGCTGTCGCCTGCCTTCGCGGCGACCTGCTCGGCCGTGTCCAGCGTCCGCACCAGATCGTTGTCGAGCCCAGGCGATTGCTGCGCCCCGCTGCCGCTGACGGCGGGGATCTTAGCCAGTGCCGCGTCGGTCTCTCCAGTGGCGCGGCGTGCGTCGCCGCCCGCAGCCTGGATCAGCCCCGATGCCATGCCCTGTTCGTCTTCGAGCAGTGCCTTCAAAAGATGTTCGGGCGAGATCCGCTGATGGCTCATGCGGATGGCCACGGTTTGCGCCGACTGAAGAAAGCCCTTGGCGCGGTCGGAGAATTTCTCGAGGTTCATGTGTCCCCCTATTGGTTACCGGGTGAAGGTAGTGTTGCCATTTGGCCACACAAGGGTCGGATCGGATCAGTTCGTTGGCCGCGGAGCCTTGGGTGAGCCCTTGGCGTAGCGCTCGCCGAAGCTGTTGCCCGAATACCAGCGTGGCGCCTCCGCGGCATCGGCGATTTCGCGTGCGATACGGTAGTTGAGCTGCGCGAACTTGGCTCCGGCCTGCCAGTTCAGCCCTTGACCGGCCTCGTCGGACACGCGGTGGTAGCGCGTCTTCAGAAAGCTCCGGAACGCCGCCTCGCCGCCGTTCTTGAACCCGGTCATCAGGAACACCGACGGCACGCCTTGTTTGACGAAGCTGTAATGGTCGGAGCGGACGAAGAACCCCTCCTGCGGCATGGGATCGGGCGACAGCGCCACGCCCATGCTCGCGCCGGCCCGGGCGACGATCGGCCCCAGCGTCGAGTGCTCGGCCCCGAACGCCACGACGTCCTGGAAGTCGTAGAGCAGGATCGGCATGTCCAGGTTGACGTCCGCCACCACCGTGCCGCCGCCTACCGGGTGCCGCGCCAGATAATCGGACCCCAGCAACCCCTTCTCCTCGGCGGTGAGGGCGGCGAACAGGATCGACCGCTTCGGGCGCACGCCGCTTTTGGCAAAGGCCCGCGCGGCCTCCAGCATTGTCGCGACGCCGGCGGCGTTATCCATGGCGCCGTTGAAGATCTGGTCGCCCTTGCGGCCGTGGTCGCGTCCCACATGATCCAGATGCGCGCTCAGCACGACATAGTCGCCGGCCAGCCTGGGGTCCGACCCAGGAAGCAGGCCGAGCACGTTGGCGCTGCGAAGCAGCTTCACTCGGCTGGTCCGCTCGATGCGTACCCGCTGCGCCAAGGCAAAGCCTCGCGCGCCGGAAAAGGCCTGGTCGGCGGAGCCGGGCGCGCCGGCGAACAACGCCCGCGCCGCCGCGCCCTTCACATAGGCGCTGGCATGCAGCCCCGGGCCGGCATCCCCCGGATTGCCATCCGGCCCGAGCCACTCGGTCCTGGCCCGCAGCAGATAACTACCCGATGCCTCCCAGCGGAAGCGGTCGGTCTCGTCCTGTGGCGTCACCAGCTGGATCAGTCCCAGCGCGCCCTGGCGGGCGGCGATCCGTACCTTGTTGCCGCTCCCGCCGAGCAGCGCGACCGCGAACTTGCCGCGCACGTCCAGCCCGGCATAGTCCGCCTCCATCCCACGCCCGACGAACACCGCGGCCCCCTCGACGGCCTGGGTCTTGCTCCCGAAGCGCGGGGTCGGCGCGATCAGCACGTCTTCGCGGTTGAGGAAGCGCCTGGCTCCCACCGTCACCGATGCGGGCTTGGCCTCGTCCAGTTCGAATTGCGCGATCGGCACTTGCTGGTACCAGCCGCCGTCGCTGCCGCCCGGCTTCAGCCCCAGCGCCGCGAATCGCTCGGCGACATAGCGCGCGGCCATTTCGTATCCGTCGCTTCCCGCCTCCCGCCCTTCGAGTTGGTCGCTGGCGAGGAACTCGACGTGCTTGCGGACGGCGTCGGCGCTGAACGCCGGCGCCTGCTGGCCCGCCGCGGGGAGCGCGGCAAGGCCGAGCAGAAGCACGAGCAGGACAGGCACACGCAACAAAATGTCTCCGGCACGACGCGGGACGTTCAGGCTAGCCGCAAAATCCCGGGCCGCAAGCTTGCGGACGCAACGCCCCCTGTTATGCTCGGGCATCACACGTCCCCGGGGGATTTCCGATGAAGCCGTTTCTGATGTTCTGCAGCGCCGCGACTTGCGCGCTCGCCACCGCCACGCTCGCACCCGCCGCCACCGCCCAGACGCAGGCGGGGACGGCCAAGCCGGTGCCGGTCGCCACGCTGGTGAAGCAGGTCGACGTGCCGTATGAAAGCTTCACCCTGGCCAACGGCTTGAAGGTCATCGTCCACACCGACCGCAAGGCGCCGATCGTCGCGGTCTCGACCTGGTACGATGTCGGCTCCAAGCACGAGCCCCAGGGCAAGACCGGCTTCGCGCACCTGTTCGAGCATCTGATGTTCAACGGTTCCGAGAACGCTCCCGGCGACTTCTTCGAGCCGCTCAAGCAGGTCGGTGCCACCGATTTCAACGGCACCACCAGCTTCGACCGCACCAACTATTTCGAAACCGTCCCCAAGCAGGCGCTCGACCGCGCCTTGTTCCTCGAGAGCGACCGCATGGGCTATCTGCTCGGCGCGATCACCCAAAGCGTGCTCGACGAGCAGCGCGGCGTCGTCCAGAACGAGAAGCGTCAGGGCGACAACCAACCTTATGGCCTGGTCTATTACAAGGTGCTCGAGGAGCTGCTCGGCGGCACGCCTTATGGCCACAACGTCATCGGATCGATGGAGGATCTCGACGCTGCTAGCCTGGAGGACGTGAAGAACTGGTTCCGCTCGCACTATGGCCCGAACAACGCCGTGCTGGTGCTCGCCGGCGACATCGACGCCAAGAGAGCGCGCCCGCTGGTCGAGAAGTATTTCGGTGGCATCAAGGCCGGGCCTGAGAGCCGTCTCCCGGCGACCACCGTGCCGACGCTGGCGCAGGCGAAGACCGTGACGATGAAGGACCGCGTCGCTGCGACCATGATCATGAAGAGCTGGGCGGTGCCTGGGCTCAACGATGCCGAGGCCGTGCCGCTCGACGTGTTCGGCGAAGTGCTGGGCGGCCTTGCCAGCTCGCGGCTCGACAACGCGCTGGTCCGCAAGGACAAGACCGCCGTCCAGGTCTCGGCCGGGGTGCAGTCGATGTCGCAGCTCGGCATGTTCACCGTGCAGGCGATCGTGAAGCCCGGGGTCGATGCCGCAGTCGTCAGCAAGCGTCTCGACGAGATCCTCGCCGACCTGATCCAGAACGGTCCCACCGCCGACGAAGTCCAGCGGGTCGCCACCACCAACGTGTCGCAGCGCATCGCCGGCCTGGAATCGGTCGGCGGCTTCGGCGGCAAGGCCGTGGCGCTGGCGTCGGGCGAGCTCTATTCGAACGATCCTTTGTTCTTCAAGAAGCAGCTCGAGGCGATGGCCCGCGTCACTCCGGCCCAGGTCAAGGCGGCCGGCGCCAAGTGGCTGACGCGCCCGGCACTCACGATCATCGTCGAGAACGGCCAGCGCGAGGGGTATCAGGAGGCCCAGGCGGTCGCGGTTAAGCCCGCAGCTCCCGCCGCCCAGGCAGAGCCGGTCAATGGCACGCGCGGCGCGTTGCCCGATGTCGCCGCGGTCACCGACCTCGACTTCCCCGATGTCAGCCGCACCAAGCTCTCGAGCGGCATCGAGCTGGTCTATGCCCAGCGCAAGGCCGTGCCGATCACGCAGGTGGCGATGAGCTTCGACGCCGGGATCGTCGCCGATCCCGACAACAAGCTCGGCACCCAAGGGCTGACTCTGTCGCTGCTCGACGAAGGCACCACCACCAAGGACTCGATCGCGATCGCCGAAGCGCGCGAGCGGCTGGGCGCCAGCATCAGTGCGGGCAGCTCCAGCGACCGGACCTATCTGACGCTCGGCACGCCCAGCGCCAACCTCGCCGGATCGGTCGACCTGTTCGCCGATGTGGTCCGCAACCCGGCTTTCGCCCCCGCCGAGGTGGAGCGGGTGCGAGCGCAGATGCTGGCCGGGATCGCCCAGGAGCTGACGAGCCCCCAGGGCCTGGCCAGCCGCGCGCTGCCGCCGCTGATCTATGGCAAGGGCAATCCCTACGCCAAGCTCGCCGCCGGCTCGGGCGACCCTGC
Encoded here:
- the clpB gene encoding ATP-dependent chaperone ClpB — protein: MNLEKFSDRAKGFLQSAQTVAIRMSHQRISPEHLLKALLEDEQGMASGLIQAAGGDARRATGETDAALAKIPAVSGSGAQQSPGLDNDLVRTLDTAEQVAAKAGDSFVTVERMLLALTLGSTTAAGKALAAAGVTPQNLNAAIDKLRGGRTADTAGAEDRYDALKKFARDLTQAARDGKLDPVIGRDEEIRRTIQILARRTKNNPVLIGEPGVGKTAIAEGLALRIANGDVPDNLKNRTLMSLDMGSLIAGAKYRGEFEERLKGVLDEVKAGEGDIILFIDEMHQLIGAGKSEGAMDAGNLLKPALARGELHCIGATTLDEYRKYVEKDPALQRRFQPVFVGEPTVEDTISILRGLKEKYELHHGVRITDASIVSAATLSNRYITDRFLPDKAIDLMDEAASRIRMEVESKPEEIENLDRRIIQLKIEREALKKETDAASKDRLANLEAELVSLEAQSGELTGRWQAEKDKINAEARVKEQLDAARIELEQAQRAGDLGKMAELNYGTIPALTRQLEEAQTTTKDAMLREEVTAEDIAGVVARWTGIPVDKMLEGEREKLLHMEEQLAKRVIGQADAVKAVATAVRRSRAGLQDPNRPLGSFLFLGPTGVGKTELTKALAEFLFDDPNAMVRIDMSEFMEKHSVARLLGAPPGYVGYEEGGVLTEAVRRRPYQVVLFDEVEKAHGDVFNVLLQVLDDGRLTDGQGRTVDFSNTIIILTSNLGSQYLTNLADGQKVEDVEPQVMDIVRGHFRPEFLNRLDEIILFHRLAADHMAPIVDIQVGRVAKLLKDRKIGIILSDAARAWLGRVGYDPVYGARPLKRAVQRYLQDPLADLILRGDVKDGSTVTVDEGDGALKLSVS
- a CDS encoding M16 family metallopeptidase, with the translated sequence MKPFLMFCSAATCALATATLAPAATAQTQAGTAKPVPVATLVKQVDVPYESFTLANGLKVIVHTDRKAPIVAVSTWYDVGSKHEPQGKTGFAHLFEHLMFNGSENAPGDFFEPLKQVGATDFNGTTSFDRTNYFETVPKQALDRALFLESDRMGYLLGAITQSVLDEQRGVVQNEKRQGDNQPYGLVYYKVLEELLGGTPYGHNVIGSMEDLDAASLEDVKNWFRSHYGPNNAVLVLAGDIDAKRARPLVEKYFGGIKAGPESRLPATTVPTLAQAKTVTMKDRVAATMIMKSWAVPGLNDAEAVPLDVFGEVLGGLASSRLDNALVRKDKTAVQVSAGVQSMSQLGMFTVQAIVKPGVDAAVVSKRLDEILADLIQNGPTADEVQRVATTNVSQRIAGLESVGGFGGKAVALASGELYSNDPLFFKKQLEAMARVTPAQVKAAGAKWLTRPALTIIVENGQREGYQEAQAVAVKPAAPAAQAEPVNGTRGALPDVAAVTDLDFPDVSRTKLSSGIELVYAQRKAVPITQVAMSFDAGIVADPDNKLGTQGLTLSLLDEGTTTKDSIAIAEARERLGASISAGSSSDRTYLTLGTPSANLAGSVDLFADVVRNPAFAPAEVERVRAQMLAGIAQELTSPQGLASRALPPLIYGKGNPYAKLAAGSGDPAAVKALTRADLVAFYRAWIRPDKATIYVVSDRPLAEVKAALDARFGNWQGQGPAGTKAFTVAARQAAPKILLIDRPDSPQSLIMAGQMTALDPASELLPQLTANQVLGSGFLSRINMELRENKHWSYGARGGYGWMEKAVPYTISAPVQADRTGDSIKAIQEQVRGFLTTKGVTQAELTREINGTTRELAGRFETSGAVLSAMQENDLRHRPDNFYDTVAQKYRTMTVQQLDAAARGALDPNKFVYVVVGDAAKVKPQLDSLGLPVEVVPAAALATSATAASK
- a CDS encoding M20/M25/M40 family metallo-hydrolase, with the protein product MPVLLVLLLGLAALPAAGQQAPAFSADAVRKHVEFLASDQLEGREAGSDGYEMAARYVAERFAALGLKPGGSDGGWYQQVPIAQFELDEAKPASVTVGARRFLNREDVLIAPTPRFGSKTQAVEGAAVFVGRGMEADYAGLDVRGKFAVALLGGSGNKVRIAARQGALGLIQLVTPQDETDRFRWEASGSYLLRARTEWLGPDGNPGDAGPGLHASAYVKGAAARALFAGAPGSADQAFSGARGFALAQRVRIERTSRVKLLRSANVLGLLPGSDPRLAGDYVVLSAHLDHVGRDHGRKGDQIFNGAMDNAAGVATMLEAARAFAKSGVRPKRSILFAALTAEEKGLLGSDYLARHPVGGGTVVADVNLDMPILLYDFQDVVAFGAEHSTLGPIVARAGASMGVALSPDPMPQEGFFVRSDHYSFVKQGVPSVFLMTGFKNGGEAAFRSFLKTRYHRVSDEAGQGLNWQAGAKFAQLNYRIAREIADAAEAPRWYSGNSFGERYAKGSPKAPRPTN
- a CDS encoding TonB-dependent receptor domain-containing protein, which encodes MNQTQITHGLRCGTALSALVLATALSVSPAFAQDTTTTAEPQTTVAPLEAVQDQAAETGNEVVVTGTLIRNPNLTSSSPVNVIGQEELTLRQSNVAEEVLRSLPGVVPSIGSSVNNGNGGSSFVDLRGLGPQRNLVLLNGSRLVPADFNGQVNLNVIPLALLERVDVLTGGATTTYGADAVSGVVNFITRKDFSGVELNASEQITERGDGNVFRADLTMGANLEDGRGNVTVSLGYQKAKPVYQGDRDISIFQVDSVSGDQAGSGTTVPIRMNLGNGLGTRQLDPATGALVPTYAFFNFNPYNVFQTPFERYSLFVNGRYELADGIEAYSEGLFSKTKVSTVIAPSGTFGLTFAIPFSNPYLPTAIRNEALAQRAAQCAGTGVNCAPVTATDTFSAALSRRFVEGGSRISEYTTQLFQGRVGVRGDLSEHLSFDVSGSYGESENTSRSTGQGLASRVQAALLASNTTSCFNGDPACVPLNLFGAAGSITPAQFAYLNIPTTSATKTSLGAARAVLSGDFGLVSPGATDAVGFAVGAEYRRYTAESTSDLSSQTPDEVLGAGAANPDSRGEYNVKEAFAELIAPLIQNRPFFHNLTLELGARYSDYSTAGTNWTWKAGGNWEPTDWLKVRGNYQKAARAPNISELFSPQITGLDNFASDPCQGSAPTTNAQLRAICIAQGAPASSIGNIEAEPSAQPNNRSGGNLNLGVEKATTWTAGLVINPDFVPGLTISADYYNIKVDDAISQPSFGDALNACFLEANNPGLSATNPACTAIRRNPATGGLFGTAAAFVPLPYSNSGRIRTDGVDLTVNYRRDIGFAKLDLNFSGNWTNSSRFQATPASVERECVGYYSNSCGSPGAGINFRGSIQPKWSFNQRTTLGFGGIDLSLLWRYVDKMDYEPLAVQELLGDNNADTDPPAEQFRHIKAAHYFDLATRFAATDNFDLTVTVTNLFDRDPPLVGNTIGSTSFNSGNTYPSTYDALGRRFAFGAKLKF